The Mucilaginibacter mallensis genome has a segment encoding these proteins:
- a CDS encoding RagB/SusD family nutrient uptake outer membrane protein, whose translation MIKKKYIAALAFILIAGCKKAPVNVGPPNQYSSSNYPTTITQLQTVLVSCYSDLRDVGLFGFDFLPRMLGQSTHVLNGNPFSFTGEMAANNLTVGDGGAQETWNALYVGVKNCNVTIYSAGVLLKTNPSVDQATVNLIIGQAYCLRGWYYMQLECLYGEAYMQAGGVNGDKLGVPLYTEVPQSLAATQVARSPVKDVWALIISDEKQAATLLKGQVWPSTDEARATEWAAKGLLGKAYVYTQDWADAKATLIDVITNSGKSLMPYATYHNAFNGANKFNTESLLELYIDPNPQGGYGIYSGNVSNSATIDGLLWPPVTFGGYNGSTPYNGTNNSVQFLGYGGNFYIHDQNILRFGYTLGNYSLVANPKYNAAVGPTYYNQQQVIDPTYQHAALQARTNNTTDPRLYVNALQPRVDSVQFDGIHWALIAKNPISENPIVETPQSPAYGWSLRKYSPIDYNISANTTVTSDKWDYYLLRLADVYLLYAEACIGSGDNINGLEYLNRIKRRAYSLPITTPSVVDYKSLTDATPAANPVSPDPVLGHNPLYYERWAELFNEGTWWFDVCRWKLGDSEAAYYKSAIGVPSPLTFTDSKSYVWPIPLTEINSNSKITQADQNPGY comes from the coding sequence ATGATAAAGAAAAAATATATAGCTGCACTCGCATTTATCTTGATAGCGGGATGTAAAAAAGCCCCGGTTAACGTTGGGCCTCCAAATCAATATAGCAGCAGTAATTACCCTACAACTATTACACAACTGCAAACAGTCCTGGTATCGTGCTACTCTGATTTGCGGGATGTTGGCCTGTTTGGGTTTGACTTTTTGCCAAGGATGTTGGGACAATCAACGCATGTGCTTAACGGAAATCCTTTTTCATTTACCGGCGAAATGGCGGCTAACAACCTTACCGTAGGAGATGGAGGTGCACAGGAAACATGGAACGCCTTATATGTAGGTGTAAAAAATTGTAACGTTACTATTTATTCAGCAGGTGTATTATTAAAAACAAACCCATCTGTAGATCAGGCAACTGTTAACCTGATAATTGGCCAGGCTTATTGCCTTAGGGGATGGTATTATATGCAGCTTGAATGTTTGTATGGCGAAGCATATATGCAGGCAGGCGGTGTAAACGGCGACAAACTCGGAGTTCCGTTATATACTGAAGTGCCTCAAAGTTTAGCTGCAACACAAGTAGCACGCAGCCCTGTAAAAGATGTATGGGCATTAATTATAAGTGATGAAAAACAAGCCGCAACATTACTTAAAGGACAAGTTTGGCCTTCTACCGATGAGGCACGGGCCACTGAATGGGCGGCAAAAGGGTTGTTAGGTAAAGCTTACGTTTATACGCAGGACTGGGCCGATGCCAAAGCCACTTTAATTGATGTTATAACAAACAGCGGTAAATCATTAATGCCGTATGCCACCTACCATAATGCGTTTAATGGTGCTAATAAATTCAACACCGAATCATTGCTTGAGTTATATATAGATCCCAATCCACAAGGAGGGTATGGTATTTATAGTGGTAATGTTTCAAACTCGGCAACTATTGATGGGCTTCTATGGCCGCCTGTTACTTTTGGCGGATATAATGGGTCAACCCCTTATAACGGGACAAACAACTCAGTACAGTTTTTGGGTTATGGCGGCAATTTTTACATTCATGATCAGAATATTTTGCGTTTTGGTTATACGCTTGGGAACTACTCGTTGGTTGCTAATCCTAAATATAATGCAGCTGTAGGACCCACTTATTACAATCAGCAGCAGGTAATCGACCCAACGTATCAGCACGCCGCCTTGCAGGCAAGAACAAACAACACTACCGACCCGCGTTTATATGTAAATGCCCTGCAACCCCGGGTTGATTCAGTGCAATTTGATGGCATACATTGGGCGCTGATTGCAAAGAATCCGATTTCAGAGAATCCGATTGTAGAAACTCCACAATCTCCGGCATACGGATGGTCGCTGAGAAAATATTCGCCAATTGATTATAATATATCTGCGAACACTACTGTTACTTCAGATAAATGGGATTACTACCTGCTTCGTTTAGCGGATGTTTATTTATTATATGCTGAGGCCTGCATAGGTTCTGGCGACAATATAAATGGGCTTGAATACCTCAATAGAATTAAACGCAGGGCTTATAGTTTACCTATAACTACACCATCGGTTGTCGATTATAAATCACTAACTGATGCTACACCTGCTGCTAATCCTGTTAGCCCTGATCCTGTTTTGGGTCATAATCCTTTATACTACGAACGCTGGGCTGAATTATTTAACGAAGGCACCTGGTGGTTTGATGTATGCAGGTGGAAATTGGGTGATTCGGAAGCGGCATATTATAAATCAGCCATAGGAGTTCCTAGTCCGCTAACTTTTACCGATAGTAAATCGTATGTATGGCCTATTCCATTGACTGAGATTAACAGTAATAGTAAAATCACTCAAGCCGACCAAAACCCAGGGTATTAA
- a CDS encoding endo-1,3-alpha-glucanase family glycosylhydrolase translates to MQFKHSGRYTKCSQLLLLLLFFINCSVHAQDSLKNLPEYSLPLTGEKLVIAHCMTNIIRYKDHPYEDSGNPDFYDKTGNITAPLGGLTQVKPMANDLMANATLDESVEFEMRAAIRSGIDGFQFYYVLGLPDWDNIIKAYFRVAEAKHLNFKFTVCISHPNGGTEALKVAEYARRINGIMDEVGHNNPHWLRTPDGRLVVYQWLGDGLADIPADKQGLPDQFYIARAYKRLADDVHERFACVYTINTMINKQKLDDILDYFPAVWIWTLPYSNDYLGNMVADECKARNRNFTGSVFSDFYTSKLLKKGTWDMYHTANEAADAGISNVERKYIITGLSYNFRKLFEFGIKQNVPIINVITWNDYPEGHHLAPEINHNDGFSILLNYYKSVWKDLPSPYSDRDVAVVFFKKYKHNITPKPYNIPVKSFQREVIPTVWEDSIEVVTLLKAKGRLNVNGQYKEVAAGLVSTKFKMSDGPVNVSVSRNDIVTVHFTTPEGITSHPYRADRLTYSFSSEFNRFYKDLYPGFTPEYSHEYNPGFVKSDQNN, encoded by the coding sequence ATGCAGTTTAAACACTCAGGGAGATATACAAAATGCTCTCAGTTACTTCTTTTGCTCTTATTTTTCATCAACTGCTCCGTTCATGCGCAGGATTCATTAAAGAATTTGCCTGAATACAGCTTGCCATTAACCGGTGAAAAACTGGTTATAGCCCACTGCATGACTAATATTATCCGCTATAAAGATCACCCCTATGAAGATAGCGGCAACCCTGATTTTTATGATAAAACCGGAAATATTACAGCGCCACTGGGCGGTTTAACACAAGTTAAGCCAATGGCAAATGACCTGATGGCCAATGCTACGCTGGATGAATCGGTTGAGTTTGAGATGAGGGCGGCCATACGCTCAGGGATAGATGGGTTTCAATTTTATTATGTTTTGGGCCTTCCGGATTGGGATAATATTATAAAAGCCTATTTCCGCGTAGCTGAAGCAAAACACCTCAATTTTAAATTCACAGTCTGCATCTCCCACCCTAACGGCGGTACCGAGGCTTTAAAGGTAGCCGAATATGCAAGGCGTATTAATGGTATAATGGACGAGGTAGGCCATAATAACCCGCACTGGCTGCGCACACCCGATGGCAGGCTGGTAGTTTACCAGTGGCTAGGCGATGGACTTGCGGACATACCTGCCGATAAACAAGGCTTACCCGATCAATTTTATATAGCACGGGCCTATAAAAGACTAGCGGATGATGTACATGAACGTTTTGCCTGTGTATATACCATAAACACCATGATAAACAAGCAAAAGCTGGATGATATACTGGATTATTTCCCTGCGGTATGGATCTGGACGTTGCCTTATAGTAACGATTATCTTGGCAACATGGTGGCTGATGAGTGCAAAGCACGCAACCGCAACTTTACAGGATCTGTTTTTTCGGATTTCTATACTTCCAAATTATTAAAAAAAGGAACCTGGGATATGTATCACACAGCAAATGAAGCTGCAGACGCAGGTATAAGCAATGTTGAACGCAAGTATATAATAACCGGCTTATCCTATAATTTCCGTAAGCTGTTTGAGTTCGGCATAAAACAGAATGTGCCCATTATAAATGTTATAACCTGGAACGATTATCCCGAAGGGCATCACCTTGCCCCCGAAATAAATCATAACGATGGTTTCTCCATCCTGCTCAATTATTATAAAAGTGTGTGGAAAGACTTGCCATCACCTTATAGCGACAGGGACGTAGCCGTTGTTTTCTTTAAAAAATACAAACATAATATTACGCCTAAACCTTACAACATACCGGTAAAAAGCTTTCAACGGGAGGTTATACCCACTGTGTGGGAAGATTCAATTGAAGTGGTAACACTGTTGAAAGCTAAAGGCCGGTTAAACGTTAACGGGCAATATAAAGAGGTTGCCGCAGGCTTGGTTTCAACAAAATTTAAGATGAGTGACGGGCCGGTAAACGTATCTGTTTCGCGAAATGATATAGTAACCGTGCATTTTACCACACCCGAAGGAATTACCAGCCACCCGTATCGTGCGGACAGGCTCACCTATAGTTTTAGCAGCGAATTTAACCGTTTTTACAAAGACCTCTATCCCGGCTTTACACCGGAGTATTCGCACGAATACAATCCCGGCTTTGTTAAAAGCGACCAGAATAATTAA
- a CDS encoding glycoside hydrolase family 97 protein, whose amino-acid sequence MKKLLTCIILSLFVFNHLKAQSQPTTVSMNKVKLEFMMDADGRPTYAIYYDQKPVIKPSHLGIKILNDVGMDSNFVVTGTEKTTVDEQWKPVWGEVSNIRNHYNQVTFHLRQQNKAGRLLDIVFRVFEDGVGFRYEFPKQNNLKYFIVSDEVTEFALAGNNKTFWIPGDYDTNEYPYTTSNISEINNQHMVNSSDDIAVRVAPDKYAVQTPLMMKTPEGLYINIHEAALVNYSAMQLHVDTSTYKLTASLVPDALGNKAYIGTPCHTPWRTIIVSNKATDILESKMILNLNDPSKIENTSWIKPMKFVGVWWEMQTGKSTWNYSARADTVGANGLLIPNGTHGGNTANVERYIDFAAKNGIQGVLVEGWNYGWEEWFGNWKEHVFSFVTPYPDFDVDAITKYAKAKGVVMIMHNETSASATDYERQMDTAFRFMNKYGYTSVKTGYVGRIIPRGEHHDGEWMVNHYVRVAEKAAQYHIMLDAHEPVRPTGLQRTYPNWMACEAGRGNEYNAFGHGNMPEHETIMPFTRFMGGPMDYTPGIFKVQDFTILPGKRVHTTLVKQLALYVVLYSPIQMAADLPENYEKYMDAFQFIKDVGVDWDDTKVIAAEPGDYITTARKEKGTENWFIGAVTDENGRDEVVPLDFLNKGTQYVATIYADAPDADWKTNPEAYKITTYIVDAGTKLKLKLAPGGGAAISIKLTTADTKGIKKYK is encoded by the coding sequence ATGAAAAAATTACTTACCTGCATCATATTAAGTCTTTTTGTGTTCAACCACCTAAAGGCCCAATCGCAGCCAACAACCGTCAGCATGAATAAAGTTAAGCTGGAGTTTATGATGGATGCCGACGGTCGCCCAACATATGCCATATACTACGACCAAAAGCCGGTGATAAAGCCATCACATTTAGGCATCAAAATATTGAATGATGTTGGCATGGACAGCAACTTCGTGGTAACGGGCACCGAGAAAACAACTGTTGATGAACAATGGAAACCAGTTTGGGGAGAGGTAAGCAATATCCGCAATCATTATAACCAGGTAACTTTTCATCTCAGGCAACAAAATAAGGCTGGCAGGTTATTGGATATTGTTTTCCGTGTATTTGAGGATGGCGTAGGTTTCAGGTATGAATTTCCTAAACAGAATAATCTGAAATATTTCATCGTATCAGATGAAGTAACGGAATTTGCCTTAGCCGGTAACAATAAAACATTCTGGATCCCTGGTGATTATGATACCAACGAATATCCTTATACTACATCAAACATCAGCGAGATCAATAACCAGCATATGGTTAATTCATCCGACGATATCGCGGTTAGGGTAGCGCCTGATAAATATGCTGTGCAAACTCCGTTGATGATGAAAACACCAGAGGGATTGTATATCAACATACATGAAGCTGCTTTGGTAAACTATTCGGCCATGCAATTGCATGTGGATACCAGCACCTATAAGCTAACCGCCAGTCTGGTACCCGATGCATTGGGCAATAAGGCATACATCGGCACACCTTGCCACACGCCTTGGCGCACCATTATAGTAAGTAATAAAGCTACCGATATACTGGAATCAAAAATGATCCTCAATTTAAATGACCCATCAAAAATTGAGAATACATCATGGATAAAACCAATGAAATTTGTTGGCGTATGGTGGGAAATGCAAACTGGTAAAAGCACCTGGAACTATTCGGCACGTGCCGATACGGTTGGTGCAAATGGACTGCTCATCCCCAATGGCACACATGGCGGCAACACCGCTAATGTGGAGCGGTATATTGATTTTGCCGCAAAAAATGGCATACAGGGTGTACTGGTTGAAGGCTGGAACTACGGCTGGGAAGAATGGTTCGGTAACTGGAAAGAGCATGTATTTAGCTTTGTAACCCCCTACCCTGATTTCGATGTAGATGCCATAACCAAATACGCCAAAGCAAAAGGAGTGGTTATGATCATGCATAATGAAACCTCAGCCTCGGCTACTGATTACGAACGGCAAATGGATACGGCTTTCAGGTTCATGAACAAGTATGGCTACACTTCGGTTAAAACCGGGTACGTGGGCCGCATTATCCCACGCGGTGAGCACCACGATGGTGAATGGATGGTGAACCATTACGTTCGTGTAGCCGAAAAAGCCGCCCAGTACCATATAATGCTGGATGCACACGAACCGGTTAGGCCTACAGGCTTGCAGCGCACCTATCCTAACTGGATGGCTTGTGAGGCTGGTCGTGGTAATGAATATAATGCCTTTGGGCACGGCAACATGCCGGAGCATGAAACCATAATGCCTTTTACCCGCTTTATGGGTGGCCCGATGGATTATACCCCCGGCATATTTAAAGTACAGGATTTTACAATTCTGCCTGGCAAACGGGTTCATACAACCCTCGTAAAACAGCTGGCCTTATATGTGGTACTTTATAGCCCGATACAAATGGCAGCTGACCTGCCGGAGAATTATGAGAAATACATGGATGCTTTCCAGTTTATTAAGGATGTTGGGGTTGATTGGGATGATACCAAAGTTATTGCCGCTGAACCCGGCGATTATATTACCACTGCACGTAAGGAAAAAGGCACCGAAAACTGGTTTATTGGCGCCGTTACCGATGAAAATGGCCGCGATGAAGTAGTTCCCTTGGATTTTTTGAATAAAGGAACCCAATACGTTGCCACCATCTATGCTGATGCTCCCGATGCCGACTGGAAAACCAATCCTGAAGCCTATAAAATCACTACATATATAGTGGATGCAGGCACTAAACTCAAATTAAAACTGGCTCCGGGTGGCGGCGCTGCTATCAGCATAAAACTTACTACAGCTGATACTAAAGGCATAAAGAAGTATAAATAA
- a CDS encoding GNAT family N-acetyltransferase, whose translation MEHILDNLVWNALNSGNKHLANGNENVKYFAKEVSPFVGLKETNDDNFQLLYDTIPFDGFFGFVTNNEVSIPAPWKIARHINVLQMVFDKPLETVAANHEIISLGEHNVPEMLTLTQLTNPGPFATRTIDFGHYRGIFKENNLVAMAGQRMNPYQYAEISAVCTHPDYLGKGYAKQLLLNQMHRIKEASGIPFLHVLAENTRAINVYESLGFETRKEISIYIIQKESA comes from the coding sequence GTGGAACATATACTTGATAACCTGGTTTGGAATGCTTTAAATTCCGGCAATAAACATCTGGCAAACGGCAATGAAAACGTTAAATATTTTGCCAAGGAAGTATCACCCTTTGTAGGCCTGAAGGAAACAAACGATGATAACTTTCAACTCCTGTATGATACCATCCCTTTTGATGGTTTCTTCGGGTTCGTAACAAATAATGAGGTCTCGATCCCGGCTCCCTGGAAAATTGCCCGGCACATAAATGTTTTACAAATGGTATTTGATAAACCACTGGAAACTGTTGCCGCAAACCATGAAATTATCTCCTTAGGCGAACATAATGTACCTGAAATGCTTACCCTAACGCAATTAACCAATCCCGGTCCATTTGCAACGCGGACCATCGATTTCGGTCATTACCGGGGTATTTTTAAGGAGAATAACCTGGTAGCCATGGCAGGGCAGCGCATGAACCCTTATCAATATGCAGAGATCAGCGCAGTTTGTACACATCCCGATTATTTAGGAAAGGGTTATGCCAAACAACTGCTTTTAAATCAGATGCACAGGATAAAAGAAGCTTCGGGAATTCCGTTTCTGCATGTATTAGCTGAAAATACAAGAGCTATAAATGTTTATGAAAGTCTGGGATTTGAAACCCGTAAGGAAATTTCCATCTATATCATCCAAAAAGAATCTGCCTGA
- a CDS encoding LLM class flavin-dependent oxidoreductase, whose protein sequence is MYSKELSDLSYSVLDLATVVAGQTIQGTYHNSLEIAQQAEKSGYTRYWFAEHHNMANVASSATAVLIGYVAGGTKTIRVGSGGIMLPNHAPLIIAEQFGTLASLYPNRIDLGLGRAPGTDQVTAMAIRGENFHASHYFPEDVQSLQNFFSADNYDAKVRAIPGEGIDIPIWILGSSTDSARLAAAKGLPYAFASHFAPTYFLEAIELYRRNFKPSEHLKEPYVMACVNVVMADTDEEAEYLSTSVKQLFMGIVTGKRKPLQPPVHDMRTVWNDIEKEAVMQMLAYSFIGGPEKIKRDMQAFIDKTGINEVMATSHIYDHKARLKSYQLLAEALK, encoded by the coding sequence ATGTATTCTAAAGAATTAAGCGACCTATCCTATTCAGTACTTGATTTGGCAACTGTTGTTGCCGGACAGACTATTCAAGGTACCTATCATAATAGCCTTGAAATAGCTCAACAGGCTGAAAAATCAGGTTATACCCGTTATTGGTTTGCCGAACACCATAATATGGCAAATGTTGCCAGCTCTGCCACCGCTGTTTTAATAGGCTATGTTGCAGGTGGTACTAAAACTATCAGGGTTGGATCCGGTGGTATTATGCTGCCTAACCACGCGCCATTAATCATTGCCGAACAATTTGGTACGCTAGCCTCTTTATACCCCAACCGTATCGATCTGGGCCTGGGCCGCGCACCGGGCACCGACCAGGTAACAGCTATGGCTATCCGTGGTGAAAACTTCCATGCTTCGCATTATTTTCCCGAGGATGTACAAAGCCTGCAAAACTTTTTTTCAGCAGATAATTATGATGCTAAGGTCCGCGCCATCCCCGGCGAAGGGATTGATATACCCATATGGATCTTAGGTTCAAGTACGGATAGCGCAAGACTTGCTGCCGCTAAGGGATTGCCTTATGCATTTGCCAGTCACTTTGCCCCCACTTATTTTTTGGAAGCGATTGAGCTTTACCGCCGAAACTTCAAGCCATCAGAACATTTAAAAGAACCTTATGTAATGGCCTGTGTGAATGTGGTAATGGCTGACACTGATGAGGAAGCTGAATACCTATCAACCTCGGTAAAGCAACTATTTATGGGCATAGTAACCGGGAAAAGAAAACCATTACAGCCGCCTGTACATGATATGCGTACCGTTTGGAACGACATTGAAAAGGAAGCCGTTATGCAGATGCTGGCCTATTCTTTTATAGGCGGACCGGAAAAGATAAAAAGAGACATGCAGGCCTTTATTGATAAAACAGGAATTAACGAGGTAATGGCAACTTCGCATATATATGACCATAAAGCGCGGTTAAAATCATACCAACTGCTTGCAGAGGCTTTAAAGTAA
- a CDS encoding NADH:flavin oxidoreductase — translation MNTDSLFRPFSLKSLNIKNRIVMAPMTRSFSPNGIPTADVAAYYRKRAEGEAGLILSEGTVINRVSSSNDANIPHFYGEQALAGWKNVIDGVHSAGGAMGPQIWHMGIMDNHRSGWVPSEPFEGPSGLNRPGFNNGKTMTESDIADVIKAYGQAAADAKSLGFDCVEIHGAHGYLIDQFFWEGTNERTDIYGGKTLPERSRFAIEVIKEVRKRVGEDFAVIIRLSQFKPSAYTNQLAKTPQEMEAWINPLADAGIDIFHASQRRFWEPEFEGSDLNFAGWVKKVSGKATITVGSVGLTGDFFGAFAGESSEPSSLDELVRRMDRGDFDLVAVGRPILADPFWPQKIKEGRTDELKGFSKEALGELVMS, via the coding sequence ATGAATACCGATAGCTTATTCAGGCCATTTAGCCTCAAATCATTAAATATAAAGAACCGCATAGTTATGGCGCCCATGACGCGTTCATTTTCGCCTAATGGCATTCCTACAGCTGACGTTGCCGCGTATTACCGTAAAAGGGCCGAAGGCGAAGCTGGTTTGATCTTATCAGAAGGAACGGTAATTAACCGTGTATCTTCATCAAATGATGCTAATATTCCTCATTTTTATGGTGAACAAGCATTGGCCGGCTGGAAAAACGTAATTGATGGTGTGCATAGCGCTGGTGGTGCCATGGGGCCTCAGATCTGGCATATGGGCATTATGGACAATCATCGTTCGGGTTGGGTGCCATCTGAACCATTTGAAGGGCCATCAGGTTTGAATCGCCCCGGTTTTAACAATGGTAAAACCATGACCGAAAGTGATATTGCCGATGTTATTAAAGCATATGGCCAGGCAGCGGCCGACGCTAAAAGCTTAGGTTTTGATTGTGTAGAGATACATGGCGCACATGGTTACCTGATCGACCAGTTTTTTTGGGAAGGTACAAATGAACGTACTGATATTTATGGTGGTAAAACCTTGCCTGAGCGCAGCCGTTTTGCTATTGAGGTTATAAAAGAAGTGAGAAAACGTGTGGGTGAAGATTTCGCCGTTATTATACGTTTATCGCAATTTAAACCGTCGGCTTATACTAATCAATTAGCTAAAACCCCGCAGGAAATGGAAGCCTGGATAAACCCTCTAGCTGATGCAGGTATAGATATATTTCATGCTTCGCAACGCCGCTTTTGGGAGCCAGAGTTTGAAGGTTCTGACCTGAATTTTGCCGGATGGGTAAAAAAGGTTAGCGGTAAAGCTACTATCACCGTTGGTTCGGTAGGTTTAACAGGCGATTTCTTCGGCGCATTTGCCGGTGAAAGTTCTGAGCCTAGCTCATTGGATGAGTTAGTTAGACGCATGGACAGGGGCGATTTTGATTTAGTAGCCGTAGGCAGGCCAATATTGGCTGATCCTTTCTGGCCTCAAAAAATAAAAGAAGGCCGTACCGATGAGTTAAAAGGCTTTAGTAAAGAAGCACTTGGTGAACTGGTAATGTCATAA
- a CDS encoding ArsR/SmtB family transcription factor, translated as MDQVEIFKALSNKTRLQILAWLKDPEFSFPEQAVHGYADGVCVGQIQLKTGLTQSTVSEYLSVLQRAGLVTSTRKGQWTYYKRNEEAFAALSQLIQSEI; from the coding sequence ATGGATCAGGTAGAAATTTTTAAGGCACTCTCCAATAAAACCAGACTGCAGATATTAGCATGGCTTAAAGACCCTGAGTTTAGTTTTCCGGAACAAGCAGTTCATGGCTATGCCGATGGGGTTTGCGTTGGTCAGATCCAGCTAAAAACAGGGCTTACGCAATCTACAGTATCAGAGTATCTATCTGTTTTACAGCGTGCAGGCCTGGTTACCTCAACCCGTAAAGGGCAGTGGACCTATTACAAAAGAAACGAAGAAGCATTTGCAGCTTTAAGTCAATTAATTCAATCAGAAATTTAA